One Rhipicephalus microplus isolate Deutch F79 chromosome 4, USDA_Rmic, whole genome shotgun sequence genomic window carries:
- the LOC119172068 gene encoding protein TAPT1 homolog isoform X1 has protein sequence MVDVAHAFSEDINEPQEPHQSGGDTDVTADIQLEDVKPSPESWPSKNVPRRTNRRSLWSYLHGEVRRGYQLEEQRYEKRREKFYAFFRIPRALEIFVGYGFLQCADAFLSVLTLLPVRFTLAVGLFGARLVGRRRLQPAESCDLLKGLVLLGTWLLVSQVDMSMLYHIVKSQSVIKLYIFFNMLEVADKLFSSFGQDILDALLWTAAEPEQPRARRRLVLLAQFAVALAYVLLHCVLVMLQATTLSVAINSQNKALLTIMMSNNFVELKGMVFKKFAKNNLFQMACSDVRERFHYVVLLLMVIVQTMREYSWQQEQLLNLLGDCVKVMAAEVLVDWVKHAFVTRFNAISWQVYQEYLASLAYDLASSKLNTAPSDHGDLVSRRLGFTPLPLAALVLRVMACPPSSLRLAILAYLCLCSMKVLLNLVILGLACSIVEKHRQTLQEDSPVKKPRRPQSSE, from the exons ATGGTGGATGTGGCGCACGCATTCAGCGAAGATATCAATGAACCACAAGAGCCGCACCAAAGTGGCGGAGACACCGATGTCACCGCTGACATTCAGCTAGAAGATGTTAAGCCCAGTCCTGAATCATGGCCGAGCAAAAATGTGCCACGCAGAACAAATAGGC GTTCACTGTGGTCATACTTGCATGGGGAGGTCCGACGTGGCTACCAACTGGAAGAGCAGCGGTACGAGAAGCGCCGAGAGAAGTTCTACGCTTTCTTCCGAATCCCTCGAGCACTGGAGATCTTCGTGGGTTATGGGTTTTTACAGTGTGCAGATGCTTTTTTGTCAGTGCTTACGCTACTGCCCGTGCGCTTCACACTGGCCGTGGGCTTGTTTGGAGCGCGGCTGGTGGGTCGGCGACGACTGCAGCCAGCCGAGTCATGTGACCTGCTCAAGGGCCTTGTACTTCTAGGCACGTGGCTGCTTGTGTCCCAGGTGGATATGTCCATGCTGTACCACATCGTCAAGAGCCAGTCCGTCATCAAGCTGTACATCTTCTTCAACATGCTCGAG GTAGCAGACAAGCTGTTCTCATCCTTTGGTCAGGACATTCTGGATGCCCTGCTGTGGACAGCAGCAGAACCAGAGCAGCCACGAGCACGCCGCCGCCTGGTGCTCTTAGCACAATTTGCCGTGGCCCTGGCCTATGTTC TGCTTCACTGTGTGCTGGTGATGCTTCAGGCAACAACCTTAAGTGTCGCAATCAACTCCCAAAATAAGGCCCTGCTGACCATCATGATGTCAAACAAT TTCGTGGAGCTCAAAGGCATGGTGTTCAAGAAGTTTGCCAAGAACAACCTGTTCCAGATGGCTTGCAGTGATGTCCGTGAGCGATTCCACTACGTGGTGCTCCTGTTGATGGTGATTGTGCAGACAATGCGGGAGTACAGCTGGCAGCAGG AGCAGCTCCTGAACCTGCTAGGAGACTGCGTGAAAGTGATGGCTGCTGAAGTTCTGGTCGATTGGGTCAAGCATGCCTTTGTCACGCGCTTCAATGCCATATCATGGCAG GTCTACCAAGAGTATCTGGCCAGTCTGGCTTATGACCTGGCCAGTAGCAAACTAAACACG GCACCCTCGGACCACGGGGATCTGGTGTCACGCCGGCTTGGCTTCACACCTTTGCCTTTGGCAGCCCTGGTGTTGCGAGTGATGGCGTGTCCCCCTAGCTCATTGCGACTAGCCATTCTCGCATATCTCTG TCTGTGCAGCATGAAGGTGCTGCTGAACCTGGTGATCCTAGGCCTTGCCTGCAGCATTGTCGAGAAGCACCGGCAGACATTGCAAGAAGACTCCCCGGTGAAAAAGCCACGAAGGCCCCAGTCCTCAGAATAA
- the dUTPase gene encoding deoxyuridine triphosphatase, whose translation MQFTRAFVQCRQISTSFCIVERIFPAYCDSLKLGHHQASNLLKRSIQCSRYAFSTMPGECSTLKFVKLTEHARAPTRGSAAAAGFDLYSAYDYQVPAGGRCVCLTDLQVAVPEGCYGRVAPRSGLASKHGIDVGAGVVDADYRGNLGVLLFNFGSTDFTVSRGDRIAQFICERITYPELVECKSLDETERGEGGFGSTGLRG comes from the exons ATGCAATTTACCCGCGCTTTTGTGCAGTGCAGGCAAATCTCGACTAGTTTCTGCATTGTTGAACGTATTTTCCCGGCCTACTGCGACAGCCTTAAGCTTGGGCACCACCAAGCCAGTAATTTGTTAAAGCGGTCGATTCAGTGCAGTAGGTACGCATTTTCCACGATGCCTGGTGAATGTTCGACGCTGAAGTTCGTCAAGCTCACAGAGCACGCTCGCGCGCCGACGAGGGGATCAGCCGCTGCTGCCGGCTTCGATTTGTACAG TGCATACGATTACCAGGTGCCTGCCGGTGGCCGCTGCGTTTGCCTTACCGACCTGCAAGTTGCAGTTCCTGAAGGTTGCTATGGACGTGTCGCTCCTCGCTCGGGCCTGGCTTCCAAGCACGGAATCGATGTGGGCG CTGGCGTAGTGGACGCAGACTACCGGGGCAATCTGGGAGTACTGCTTTTCAACTTTGGCAGCACTGACTTCACAG TTTCCCGAGGGGATCGCATTGCGCAATTCATTTGCGAGCGCATCACATACCCTGAGCTCGTCGAGTGTAAG AGCTTGGACGAGACTGAGCGAGGAGAAGGTGGCTTTGGCTCAACGGGATTGCGAGGCTGA
- the LOC119172068 gene encoding protein TAPT1 homolog isoform X2, producing MVDVAHAFSEDINEPQEPHQSGGDTDVTADIQLEDVKPSPESWPSKNVPRRTNRRSLWSYLHGEVRRGYQLEEQRYEKRREKFYAFFRIPRALEIFVGYGFLQCADAFLSVLTLLPVRFTLAVGLFGARLVGRRRLQPAESCDLLKGLVLLGTWLLVSQVDMSMLYHIVKSQSVIKLYIFFNMLEAPDKLFSSFGQDILDALLWTAAEPEQPRARRRLVLLAQFAVALAYVLLHCVLVMLQATTLSVAINSQNKALLTIMMSNNFVELKGMVFKKFAKNNLFQMACSDVRERFHYVVLLLMVIVQTMREYSWQQEQLLNLLGDCVKVMAAEVLVDWVKHAFVTRFNAISWQVYQEYLASLAYDLASSKLNTAPSDHGDLVSRRLGFTPLPLAALVLRVMACPPSSLRLAILAYLCLCSMKVLLNLVILGLACSIVEKHRQTLQEDSPVKKPRRPQSSE from the exons ATGGTGGATGTGGCGCACGCATTCAGCGAAGATATCAATGAACCACAAGAGCCGCACCAAAGTGGCGGAGACACCGATGTCACCGCTGACATTCAGCTAGAAGATGTTAAGCCCAGTCCTGAATCATGGCCGAGCAAAAATGTGCCACGCAGAACAAATAGGC GTTCACTGTGGTCATACTTGCATGGGGAGGTCCGACGTGGCTACCAACTGGAAGAGCAGCGGTACGAGAAGCGCCGAGAGAAGTTCTACGCTTTCTTCCGAATCCCTCGAGCACTGGAGATCTTCGTGGGTTATGGGTTTTTACAGTGTGCAGATGCTTTTTTGTCAGTGCTTACGCTACTGCCCGTGCGCTTCACACTGGCCGTGGGCTTGTTTGGAGCGCGGCTGGTGGGTCGGCGACGACTGCAGCCAGCCGAGTCATGTGACCTGCTCAAGGGCCTTGTACTTCTAGGCACGTGGCTGCTTGTGTCCCAGGTGGATATGTCCATGCTGTACCACATCGTCAAGAGCCAGTCCGTCATCAAGCTGTACATCTTCTTCAACATGCTCGAGGCAC CAGACAAGCTGTTCTCATCCTTTGGTCAGGACATTCTGGATGCCCTGCTGTGGACAGCAGCAGAACCAGAGCAGCCACGAGCACGCCGCCGCCTGGTGCTCTTAGCACAATTTGCCGTGGCCCTGGCCTATGTTC TGCTTCACTGTGTGCTGGTGATGCTTCAGGCAACAACCTTAAGTGTCGCAATCAACTCCCAAAATAAGGCCCTGCTGACCATCATGATGTCAAACAAT TTCGTGGAGCTCAAAGGCATGGTGTTCAAGAAGTTTGCCAAGAACAACCTGTTCCAGATGGCTTGCAGTGATGTCCGTGAGCGATTCCACTACGTGGTGCTCCTGTTGATGGTGATTGTGCAGACAATGCGGGAGTACAGCTGGCAGCAGG AGCAGCTCCTGAACCTGCTAGGAGACTGCGTGAAAGTGATGGCTGCTGAAGTTCTGGTCGATTGGGTCAAGCATGCCTTTGTCACGCGCTTCAATGCCATATCATGGCAG GTCTACCAAGAGTATCTGGCCAGTCTGGCTTATGACCTGGCCAGTAGCAAACTAAACACG GCACCCTCGGACCACGGGGATCTGGTGTCACGCCGGCTTGGCTTCACACCTTTGCCTTTGGCAGCCCTGGTGTTGCGAGTGATGGCGTGTCCCCCTAGCTCATTGCGACTAGCCATTCTCGCATATCTCTG TCTGTGCAGCATGAAGGTGCTGCTGAACCTGGTGATCCTAGGCCTTGCCTGCAGCATTGTCGAGAAGCACCGGCAGACATTGCAAGAAGACTCCCCGGTGAAAAAGCCACGAAGGCCCCAGTCCTCAGAATAA